One stretch of Monomorium pharaonis isolate MP-MQ-018 chromosome 10, ASM1337386v2, whole genome shotgun sequence DNA includes these proteins:
- the LOC105828399 gene encoding uncharacterized protein LOC105828399: MDQQKRINRKGSRSILGRASRPKKRPTPPNRHSFGETSSSAKKLKHSDEEVPISATHGYRIISFVAIFSSLSEMLKCKTCNGNINFSESNICGLGFKLVVNCDNCEPRYINSCPLIKNAYEINRRIVFVMRLLGIGYDGVKKFCGLMDISKMFTKNVYYDILENIHIASKAVTSILFSEAACEEKLLTAQAENTSELAGLYVSGDGTWRKRGFSSLQGVVSLIGIHSGKVLDIIVKSLYCKGCEYGKKIENTQEFETWEESHKDTCSITHEGNAGKMEVDGAVEMFARSEELHGVKYTSYIGDGDCKTYKGIVESRPYGDDVLINKKECVGHVQKRMGARLRKVKKDTKGLGGKGKLTAKLIDELSVYYGLAIRRHKDSKEEMKTAIWATLKHKCSTDNNPQHDNCPPGPNSWCTWQVAKANNKLTEYVHKPALHQDVIKAITPIYEELSRDDLLERCVGGYTQNNNESLNGLIWSFAPKKLFSGLKTVEIATNIAASIFNKGYASIILMMNIMHITIGPITNSICETLDERRISIAEARMLQMSKESRTARRQERMSIQDSLCEKKNLYYEAGMAD; this comes from the coding sequence ATGGATCagcaaaaaagaattaatcgaAAAGGTTCAAGATCTATATTAGGACGTGCTAGCAGACCTAAAAAACGACCAACTCCGCCAAATCGTCATTCCTTTGGTGAAACGAGTTCTTCCGcgaaaaaactaaaacattcTGACGAGGAAGTACCGATAAGTGCGACGCATGGATATCGAATAATTAGTTTTGTGGCGATATTTTCGAGTTTGAGCGAAATGTTGAAATGTAAAACATGTAATggcaatataaatttctctGAATCGAATATTTGCGGACTTGGATTTAAATTGGTTGTAAATTGTGACAATTGTGAACCGCGGTATATAAATTCGTGCCCGCTTATTAAAAACGCGTATGAAATTAATAGACGGATTGTATTTGTTATGAGACTTCTCGGAATTGGTTATGATGGAGTAAAAAAGTTTTGCGGTCTAATGgacatttcaaaaatgtttaccaaaaatgtatattatgacattttagaaaatatacatatcgCGTCGAAAGCTGTCACctctatattattttctgaagCTGCTTGTGAAGAAAAACTGTTAACAGCACAAGCAGAAAATACATCTGAACTGGCAGGATTATATGTTTCTGGTGACGGAACATGGAGAAAGCGAGGTTTTTCGTCCTTACAAGGTGTCGTGTCGCTAATTGGTATACATTCTGGCAAAGTTTTAGACATTATCGTAAAATCATTATATTGCAAGGGTTGcgaatatggaaaaaaaattgagaatacACAGGAATTCGAAACGTGGGAGGAATCACATAAGGATACGTGCTCAATTACTCACGAAGGAAACGCGGGAAAAATGGAAGTAGACGGAGCGGTAGAAATGTTCGCAAGATCTGAGGAATTACATGGCGTGAAATATACATCATACATCGGCGACGGTGACTGTAAGACATATAAAGGAATTGTTGAATCTCGACCTTACGGAGATGATGTCTTgatcaataaaaaagaatgtgtCGGTCACGTTCAAAAACGAATGGGTGCACGGCTCCGTAAAGTAAAGAAAGACACGAAAGGATTAGGAGGAAAAGGGAAATTAACAGCTAAATTGATAGACGAATTGAGCGTGTATTATGGATTGGCTATCAGGAGACATAAGGATTcaaaagaagaaatgaaaacAGCAATATGGGCTACGCTTAAACACAAATGTTCTACCGACAATAATCCGCAGCACGACAACTGTCCTCCTGGGCCAAATAGTTGGTGCACCTGGCAAGTGGCCAAGGCGAACAATAAACTAACAGAATATGTTCATAAACCAGCTCTACATCAAGATGTCATAAAAGCAATCACCCCTATCTATGAAGAACTGAGCAGGGATGATTTGCTAGAGCGTTGTGTGGGTGGTTACACTCAAAATAATAACGAAAGCCTTAACGGATTAATTTGGTCCTTTGCTCccaaaaaattattcagtGGCTTAAAAACCGTGGAAATAGCTACAAATATTGCCGCCAGCATATTCAATAAAGGCTATGCaagcattattttaatgatgaaCATAATGCACATTACTATCGGTCCGATTACAAATAGCATTTGTGAAACTCTGGACGAGAGACGGATTTCGATCGCCGAGGCGCGAATGTTGCAAATGTCTAAAGAAAGCCGAACTGCGCGCAGACAAGAAAGAATGTCCATTCAGGATTCCCTGTGCGAGaagaagaatttatattacgaAGCAGGAATGGCAGATTAG